One genomic segment of Pristiophorus japonicus isolate sPriJap1 chromosome 8, sPriJap1.hap1, whole genome shotgun sequence includes these proteins:
- the ccdc157 gene encoding coiled-coil domain-containing protein 157 isoform X3, whose protein sequence is MTLLLGNQNCLDGLRKDVTDVQGIIIDVFSRVGAVRYPSWKFPDKTSCDLDLVTLLERFDYVEDDPEYTQHSHIMLFELVIDR, encoded by the coding sequence ATGACACTTCTTCTAGGAAATCAAAACTGTTTGGATGGTTTGCGCAAGGATGTCACAGATGTACAAGGGATAATCATAGATGTGTTTTCACGAGTTGGTGCAGTTCGCTATCCATCGTGGAAGTTTCCAGATAAAACATCGTGCGATTTGGATCTTGTTACTTTATTGGAACGTTTTGATTATGTGGAAGACGACCCAGAATACACACAGCATTCTCATATTATGTTGTTTGAATTGGTGATTGACAGGTAA